DNA from Pseudomonas putida:
CCAGGAGGGCTTGCCCTCCCAGGGTGGCGCCCTCCGCTCACTTTCTGGAGGTCCGCCATGTCTCTCGTCGCCAACGACTCCTGCGTGGAGCCACGTTTTGCCCCCATGTCCCAATCCGATGACTGGATCATCCGGCAAGCCATCGCGCTGCTGGAGCAGCGGGTCTTCAAGAAGGGGCCATCCCTGGAGAGGCCTGCCGCCGTCAAGGACTACCTGCGCCTGAAACTGGCCGCCGAGCCCAATGAAGTCTTCGCCATCGTGTTCCTCAACAGCATGCACGAGGTGCTGGCCTACGAGCCGATGTTCAGAGGCACGATCCATTCGACCTCGGTGCATGCGCGTCCGATCGTGCAGCGTGCCTTGGAACTGAATGCGGCAGCGGTCATTTTTTCTCACCAACACCCTTCGGGCTGCACGGAGCCGTCGAGCGCGGACCGTGCGTTGACCCAAACGCTGAGGGCCGCGTTGTCGCTGATCGACGTGAGGGTGCTGGATCACCTCATCGTCGGCCAGGGCACGCCGTACTCGTTCGCGGAATCCGGCCTGCTGTAGCGACGGCATCGGCTCCCTGATCCACGCGGAGGCTTCGGCCTCCGCTTTTTCATGGGCGCGAGACAAGCAGGTATGCGGGCAGTGCGCGATGCGCATTGTTTGTTGGGGCCGCGTCGGCTTCGCGTTTGACTACTGCTCTGATCAACTTCAAGGGCACGCGACATGACAGCATCCCTTTCCAGGTTCGCGCCGGGCTGGCGAACCCTCGGCCGGGCCGTGGCGCTGCCGGCAGCCCTGGCCGTTTTCAGCCCGGCCACCTTCGCCGCCGACGTGGTGGTCGTCACCGACAGCCGCCACCCGGTCAAGACCATGGGCGGCGAGCGGCTGATCGAGCTGGACGAAGCCCACAGGATTGAAGCGGAGCTTTCCGCGGGACTGCCCACCGACCCCGAACAGGCGACGGCCATCGTCAAGCGCCGGCTGAATGGCGGCGGTGCCGATCTGCAGCGACGCATCGCTTCCGCATACCAAGGCGTTACCGACGCATGGAGCCTCGGCATCACCAGCCTCCCGGCCGTGGTGGTGGACAGGCGCTATGTGGTCTATGGCGAGCCGGATGTGGCTCGCGCTGTCGCGCGCATCGAGCAGCACCGGAGGACCCAGCCGTGACCCGACCATTCGACCTGATGCGCCGCCTGCGCGCTGGCGTGGCTTCGTTGCTGCTGCTCAGCGCCACGGGCAGCTACGCCCTCAATACAGCGACCATCATCGGCTCGGTGGCATCGCCCGATTGCCTCGAATACCGCGTCGTCGGCATCTGCTACTGGCTCTACTGCACATGGACGGGCTGCACCGTGCGCACGTCGATCAAGGTGCGCCACTACATCCCCGATGCAGTGGTGTCGTCGTACTCGAATACCGGAGAAAACCCCTGGGTCGAAGTCCAGGCAATGAGCACGCCCAACCCGTCCGCCCAAGCTGGCGGCGACGGAACGACGAACGAGGATCACGAAAACAGCCTCGCCAAATTCAAGAACGCGGATGTCATCGGTCACCCCGGCGCAGAGGTGTTCAACCAGTTCGTCTCTTCGTCAGGCTACTTCTGTGAGGGCGCGGGCACGGCGTTTATGCCGTACTTGCTCAGCACCCTGGATACGCTGGCCTGGCGCTACAACGTGCCCGAGATGGCCTACCCGGAAGCGCTGATTCCGGGCCGGCGCGAAGTCGGTGCCCGTACCACGATGAATCTCTGGGGCAACGTGTATCCCCGTGGCGGCTTCCTGCACCAGACCGACGACTTCAAGGCCGGCGCAGTGGTGGCCCAGCGTGCGGGCGATGTGGTCACGCGCCGCGGGCAGATCCACGTCTATCAGCCGTTGCTTGCCAACTCCCGTGACGGCTACTGGCCGGCCGGCGCGCTGATGGAGGGCGATGCCTCGACCGGCAAGTGGCAAGAACTCACGCCCGTCCTGTCCTCGTCCTGCACGGTCTTCCCGCGCAGCGGCTTCCTTACCCAGGCCCAGCAAGGCGACTACGCATGGGCGCTGTGGCGGCCGTATGCCTGCTGCGAGCGCCGGGGCCAGGTGTTCCTGGGCAGCGTCGATTTCCTCTGAGGGGGTGCCATGAAGTTCCGTCCTGCATTCAATCCGTTCTCCCGCCGGGTACGTCGCACGGAGATCGTCCTGGCACTGGCCGGCGCGCTCGCGCTGGGCAGCGGCGTGGCCTGGGGTCAACTGGGATACCAGACCAGCGGCAGCGTCATCGGCGATGACGTCATGTACTCGATCGGTGGCGGCAACGCCGTGTCGATGGGACGTGCAGCCGGCATGCGCTCCATCGGTGTCGGCGTGGGTTGGAACAGCAACTTGATCTGCGGCGACATGAGCATCCAGACCACGTTGAAGAACCAACTTAACGGCATTACCAACGGCTTCCAGCAAATCATGTCGTCGGTGATCCAGAGTGCCACCAGTGCGGTGGCATCGTTGCCCGCACTGATCATCCAGCGGGCCGATCCCGGTCTGTACAACCTGCTCACCAATGGCGTGCTGCAGGCGCGGCTGGATTTCGACCGCAGCAAGCTGACGTGCCGTGCCATGGCCGAGAAGATGGCCGAAACGGCGGGCGGCCAACTCGGCTGGAGCCAGATGGCCGAAGGGCTGGCGCTGCGCGATGCCGTGTCGAGCACGGATGCGGTCTCGGCCATCGAGCAGGCCGAGACGCGCCGCGGCAATGACGGCGTGCCGTGGGTCGGGGGCAGCAACGCGGGCGGCTCCGGCCAGCCCGCGATCAAGGTCGTCGGCGATGTCACCCGCGCTGGCTACAACCTGGTCAACGGCCGCGGCGTGACCGACACCTCGTCCATTGCGCCGGCCAGTTGCAGCAGTCTCTCGTGCCAGACCTGGACCTCGCCGCAGGCTGCCGTCGAGTGGGCCACGCGCGTGCTCGGCGAGAAGGAGCAGCGCACGTGCGATGCCTGCACCAAGACCGAGACGACGCCGGGCGTCGGGCTCACGCCGCTGATCCAGGAGGAGTACGACGCCAAGCTGCAGGCGCTCCAGGACCTGGTAACCAAGGCCAAGAACACGACGCCGGAGAACCTGCGCGAAGCTGGCAGTGCGTCGCTGCCGATCACGCGCGGCGTGATCGAGGCGCTGCGCGACGAGCCCGACCAGCACCTGCTGTCGCAGCGCCTCGCGTCCGAGGTCGCGCTGGCATCCGTGCTGGAGAAAGCGCTGCTGCTGCAGCGCACGCTGCTCACGGGCAAGAAGGAGCCCAACGTCGCGGCGAACGAACTTGCCGTGGAGGCGGTGAACCACGAGAGCGACACGCTCGACCGTGAGATTCGCAACCTCAAGACCGAACTGGAGCTGCGGCGCGAACTGGCGAACAACTCGCCCATGGCGATCATCCAGCGCCACGGCGCGCGCGCGGCCGGTTCGCGCGGCATCTACGAGGGCGATCCTGTGCCGGACCGTCTCGACCAGCTCCAGAAGGGCAATCCGGGGAGTCGGCCATGAGCCCGGCGCGCATGGCCTGGCGGCCGCTGCGCTGGTTGTTCAGCCGGCGCGCGGCGAAGACGCTGCTGTGGCTGGTGCTTATCGTTGCCGCCGCAGTGGGGGCGAACGTCGCGGGCATCAACCTGGTCGGCAGCGTTGCAGGCTGGGAACGGTGGCTGGCGGCCTCCGCAGGGTATTTCTTCATCTGGCGGCTGTGCGTGTACGCGGCAACGGCCTATGGATGGTTCTGGATGCGCCGCCGGGTGCTGGCCCGCGAAGACCAAAGCGGGACAGATGGGCAGGCGCGGCGCCGGCTGATCCGTACCGAGGTCGCCGGCGTCGTCGCCATCGTCGCGCTGGAAGCCAGCCTGTTGATGCAGGCCGCTTGAGGGGAGATCGGGGCCATGACGCTCTTCACGACCGACTATCTGGAGTACTACCTCACCCTCGTGTCCTGGATCGTCAACAACGGTATCTGGGCCGTGCTGGTGTCCAGCGGGGTGTTCGCGCTGCCTTTCGTCGCCATCGTCGTGCAGGAGTGGCTGAAGGCCCGCGCGGAAGGCGCTGACGAGGGCAACAAAGGCGTTCTGAGTGCCGCCCGTATCGAGAACCGGGTGTTCGTCGCGATCGTGGTGGTGATGTTCGCGGGCATTCCGTTCATCGACGTGGACCTCAGCACCATCCAGTACGACAGCTCGCGCTCGGCGCAGTGCCAGGTCAGCGTGCCGCAGCCCACGGAAACCGGCTGGTCGCAGTCCTTCAGCACCATCAACAACCAGTCGGCGAAGGTGCCGGTCTGGTGGGCTTTCATGCACGCGCTCTCGCGCGCCGTCACGAGCGCCTCGGTAGCGGCGATCCCGTGCGGTACGGACCTGCGGCAGATGAGGATGGAGATCGACGCGACCCGCATTGACGACCCGGTACTGGCTCAGGAGGTCGCGGACTTCTCGCGGGATTGCTATGGGCCTGCGCGGGCCAAATTGTTCATGCAGCGCCCGGATCTCGATGAGCAGCAGATGCACGACGTAACCTGGATCGGCTCGCGCTTTTTCACGGACACGGGTGGCTACTACGACAGCTACCGCTCCAGCACGGCGCGCGAGGCATGGCCCTATGACGACACCCGCGATGCAGGCCTCGCGCAGGTTGCCAATGGTGGCGGCTACCCGACCTGCAGGCAGTGGTGGTCAGACGGCAGCAACGGCCTGCGCGCGCGGCTGCTGGGGCAAGTGGACCCGACCCTGCTGAATCGC
Protein-coding regions in this window:
- a CDS encoding TIGR03757 family integrating conjugative element protein is translated as MTASLSRFAPGWRTLGRAVALPAALAVFSPATFAADVVVVTDSRHPVKTMGGERLIELDEAHRIEAELSAGLPTDPEQATAIVKRRLNGGGADLQRRIASAYQGVTDAWSLGITSLPAVVVDRRYVVYGEPDVARAVARIEQHRRTQP
- a CDS encoding TIGR03756 family integrating conjugative element protein; the protein is MTRPFDLMRRLRAGVASLLLLSATGSYALNTATIIGSVASPDCLEYRVVGICYWLYCTWTGCTVRTSIKVRHYIPDAVVSSYSNTGENPWVEVQAMSTPNPSAQAGGDGTTNEDHENSLAKFKNADVIGHPGAEVFNQFVSSSGYFCEGAGTAFMPYLLSTLDTLAWRYNVPEMAYPEALIPGRREVGARTTMNLWGNVYPRGGFLHQTDDFKAGAVVAQRAGDVVTRRGQIHVYQPLLANSRDGYWPAGALMEGDASTGKWQELTPVLSSSCTVFPRSGFLTQAQQGDYAWALWRPYACCERRGQVFLGSVDFL
- a CDS encoding conjugal transfer protein TraG N-terminal domain-containing protein, giving the protein MTLFTTDYLEYYLTLVSWIVNNGIWAVLVSSGVFALPFVAIVVQEWLKARAEGADEGNKGVLSAARIENRVFVAIVVVMFAGIPFIDVDLSTIQYDSSRSAQCQVSVPQPTETGWSQSFSTINNQSAKVPVWWAFMHALSRAVTSASVAAIPCGTDLRQMRMEIDATRIDDPVLAQEVADFSRDCYGPARAKLFMQRPDLDEQQMHDVTWIGSRFFTDTGGYYDSYRSSTAREAWPYDDTRDAGLAQVANGGGYPTCRQWWSDGSNGLRARLLGQVDPTLLNRLAGWAGFLSRAEVDDSVIRAIASPRQQKLNQGSVYTDYGGQIDKTLPNIVTRATGDVGMAVGAIAAFPAMDVVRQSLPMILALLKMALVICIPLVLVVGTYDLKTVVTVSVVQFALFFTDFWFQLARWIDSTILDALYGWGFGWNRPHTNFDPLVGLNNAFGDMLLMFVMGTMFLVLPGFWLASLTWVGIRAGHVIQGLSDGSKSAGQAGGKGAGALTGGKLK
- a CDS encoding integrating conjugative element protein, encoding MKFRPAFNPFSRRVRRTEIVLALAGALALGSGVAWGQLGYQTSGSVIGDDVMYSIGGGNAVSMGRAAGMRSIGVGVGWNSNLICGDMSIQTTLKNQLNGITNGFQQIMSSVIQSATSAVASLPALIIQRADPGLYNLLTNGVLQARLDFDRSKLTCRAMAEKMAETAGGQLGWSQMAEGLALRDAVSSTDAVSAIEQAETRRGNDGVPWVGGSNAGGSGQPAIKVVGDVTRAGYNLVNGRGVTDTSSIAPASCSSLSCQTWTSPQAAVEWATRVLGEKEQRTCDACTKTETTPGVGLTPLIQEEYDAKLQALQDLVTKAKNTTPENLREAGSASLPITRGVIEALRDEPDQHLLSQRLASEVALASVLEKALLLQRTLLTGKKEPNVAANELAVEAVNHESDTLDREIRNLKTELELRRELANNSPMAIIQRHGARAAGSRGIYEGDPVPDRLDQLQKGNPGSRP
- a CDS encoding JAB domain-containing protein, translating into MSLVANDSCVEPRFAPMSQSDDWIIRQAIALLEQRVFKKGPSLERPAAVKDYLRLKLAAEPNEVFAIVFLNSMHEVLAYEPMFRGTIHSTSVHARPIVQRALELNAAAVIFSHQHPSGCTEPSSADRALTQTLRAALSLIDVRVLDHLIVGQGTPYSFAESGLL